ttaaatgcgaaaatatatatgaacgtgcaatattgatttaaaggGAGCTACTCAGTCACACCTATTCGCCAGCACATCCTCGATCCACTGGTCCCACATCCTCAGCCACTTCCTATATCCCGCCAGCCGTTCCTCGCCCTCCAGGGCGCTGTACCGGATGGAGTTGGCGGCCAGGCTTTTGAGGAACCTCAGGTCCGCCTTCATCGGGGCAATGCCCAGGAAGGCGAAATAGAAGTCGTGGGACAGCGGGGCGCAGCGCCAGAAGGATGGGTCGTCCGAGGATATCACAATGGGCACATTGGCGGCCAGCAGGAGGGCCGCCGGGTGGTTGCGGTAGTCCACGCCCAGCTGCAGCACCTGGTTCGACACGGGGCACACCTCGATGGCGATGTCCAGCAGCTTGGCCAGCCGCATCATCATCGGGTGCTTGGTGAGGGCGAAGCCGTGGCCGATCCGCTTGGTGCCCATCAGAATGGCGTCCACCAGGTTCTCATCGATGGGCGATCCGAACCAGTTCGTCTCGCCGGCGTGGAAGTAGAAGTTTATGTGCTCGGGCATTTTCAGCAGGGGCTCCACAAAGTCAATCAGCGGTCGACCCAGCTCCTCCTGACCCACCAGATCAAAGCCCACCATGAAGTTCGGAAACTCTTTCTGTTTGGGAAGGGGGGAATATTTTGGGTTATAAgataagtaaataatatataaagggGTCGCTGGTATGTATATTACTTAACAAACGTGAAAGGTAagctatttatttaaacagtTCAAATTCTTTATCAGAAAAAAGCCaattttagatttattttccagtaattaaatataatttttaattttcaaagaatgtattaaaataatatatactttaaaacttaataaatattgttttcaaaataaaaaatgtgtatttaatATCTCTGTATCTCTCaaatttttacttatttcttATTCTGAAATCCTTTTGGATTGTTTTTTAGCTGTACAGAGCTTTAAGATGCTTCGATATAGAGTTTTCAATTTGTAATTTGATGTAATTTCTTAGTACCCAAACTTACATTAAGTTCCACAGCTGTCTTCACATACTGCTCCACCACACTTGGCTCCACTCCCCTGAGCGGGGCATATATCAGCTTGGAGTCAATAAAGTCCGGATGGTCGGCCTTAAAGCGCTCCAGCTCCGAGTTATAGATGGCCACCGTGTCCCTGATGGTCAGCATATCCCCGTCGATGCAGTAGAGCGGCGGAAGCAGGGAACGAAGCTCTAGATATTGTACCCCATCCTCGGAGAACTCCTTGAGGGCGTTGTAGTAGTATTCCCCCCAGATGGGGGCATGGCAGAGCAGCCCATCCAGCAGTATAAAGATGCCCATGAAGTGTGCCCAGGCCTGATTATTCGAGACGAACTTGGAGAAGGGGTACATGCTGAACCTTCGCCTGAGGTATTGGGTCACATTGTCTTCACCCCGTCGTTCCCGGAACTCAGCCATGGGCTCCCAACTACACTTCTCCATGGGCCTCTGGTTGGGCTTCTCCTTGGAAAACCGAAAGGCAATGGCCTTGCAGCCCTCATCCGCCGTGCAGATCCACAGATTCTCGCGATAAGTCAGGCTTATGAGATACTCGGTGCTGCAGAGCGCCGTATCGTGGGCATGGAGGACCCCGCCCTTGGGCATCCTCTTGATCAGATTGAAGATCGGCGACTTGCGTATCTCGGTCAGGGTCTTGAAGATGTGCTGGCCCGGCGTGAACTTGGTTGGATCCAGTATGCCCTTGGCGATCTCTTCCTTCTTGACAGCCATGATCACCTTGTTGGCCTCCAGTTCCCGATCGTTCAGTCGTATCATCTGGCCCATGGTGGCCAAGTGCTCCGCCTTGGCGATGGCCTGGCGAAGGGTCCTGAATGCCGTGGGCGTGAGCTTCCTCAGCGACCGAATCACCGAGGCCGTGGTGTGCGCAACCTTTGACTTTTCGGTGGATGCCTGGCGAACGGGAAAGGCCACACGTCTGATGACTGTCATAGCTGCTCGGTTTCCCTGGGGTGGCCACTTCCCTAGGCCCGCGGATTCATTGAGAATTGGGTTGGGATTTCGTTAGGCGAACGTGTGatttacacaatttatttaCCCTACGAAATGTGTCACGCCGAATGTGTCAATAGGCCGCACATTTGTTAGCACCGCGGCACTCCCCACTGCCCACGCACAAAATGGCGCCCAACGCATTTCCGCTTTCACACACTAAAGCCGCGACCCCGTCAACTACACTCCCATGCGGCTTTTATTAGTAATTTATGGCCTCGTTGGATCGCGGACTGGGTTCGGGTTCGCTTTTTTATGCATCCGCGCGCCCTCAACACCACATTAAACGTGCACGACATCAAATTGATGAGGCTGCCACGGTCGGCGGCAGATACAGCTCGAGTGCTGTCCGACTGGCTATTTTTTGTCGTTTAATTTTGCATCATACATTTTCGAAATCTTTTTAGTAAGCCCTAAAAACAACTAGGATTTGTGGTGTGGAGCACACCATAATAGATTGTTATAATACCAATTACAAACGAGTGGAGTCGTGTATTTTTCCTTGAGTTCCTGGAATATTCTTCGCAATTTAAAGGTTCTAATTCATATGTTTCGTCAATGACTAGAGCCCTTTTCTTGCATCACCCTCACCTCTGGACTTTTCCGGCTAAACGCCATTTGTTGATTAGAAAGTGCTGACAGCACTGGATGCCTTATCCACGCTCTCCTTCGCTGGCCCATCAATTTTATGGTCGCGTACATGTTTGCAGGACCAACCCGACTGCATCCGCCGCCGGCCCATAAAACTCAGCCAGCTCATTACGGGCgttggccaaatcaaaatcgaACCCTGGCCGGCAGCCGCAGCACTAAACAGTGCCACGTAAAATTGAAACATTTGCAGCATTCGGATGGCTCGATCCGCAGCTCAAAGGAGGCTGAGTGATGGGTGGTTATGGGCGGAGGGCCATAGGTGGACGGGGACGTGGTCGGGGCCTCAACGACCATATAGCGCATATTCATTAAAATTCGCATCCACTTTTCTGCGCACTCGACGCAGCCACAGGCAATGAGAGATTTATGCGGGCGAATCCTTGAGTGCACTCCCCCGACGGAGATGGCATCGTGACTGGTTGGTAAACTAGAACAAGATGCCTATCTTAAATCGCAAAATTATCACAAGGCACTACATTtacatcaaatttaaatttgaattttactgTTCAGTTTAAGTAGGTTGGTTgacataaaaattaataaatgaaatatattcattttaagAAAGGCGCCTAAAAGCATGCTGCTCTATATTTCCAGTCTTGCaatccaaataaaaataataaaaggtgccctaatttaattgcatactttttagcACTTTTTGAGAAAGTTAGATTTAGAAAACCACTACTTAAGTCTTTAAATACTGAAACATTTTAAGCTAAAagctcaaatattttttagttaaaggaatttgtttttctgcttttccgTCTCACGTTCCCACCTCCGAGTGTTTCGAAACCGCTTGGCTGGCTGACTCATTACGATTACGTTCAGGCTTCTTTGAGCTTCGAACATAAATTGCATGCCCTCTTATTTCGGCTACGACTGAAACAGGTTCTTTATTGCTTTTTCTTCGTACTCTTCGGCGCAGAAAAGGACTTCAGCCTTCAACCGTTTCAGGGGCGTGGCACAGAATCTCATGGGTTTACAGGGAAGTATTAGCCTAGATCTAACTAAGGACTAGTCCATAACAATTAGCTTACAACAACAGTTACATATTGAGGATGTGGCTATGGATATGGCTCTGACTGGATGCGGATGAGGATGCAATGCTTGGGGCCCGCTGCAGCCCGGGGTCGAGTTGGAGTGGAGTGGTTGGTGCAACGGGCGGAGGGGGTTCTTCCGACTAGCGCCAAAGGTTGGAGGTCATCAGGGAAATCGCGACCAGCAGCGCTGTCACCACCCGTGCTAGTCAATCGATCTGCTGACTGGGGCTCCCCTGGTTGGAGGCCTCCTCGTTGACGTCGGCGATGAACTGGTCCCACTTCACCTGCCACTTCTCCAGCGCCTCGAACTGGGCATCGCCCGTCAGCGAACTGTACTGGATGGAGTTCAGGGCCAGCTTCTTGAGCAGGCGCAAGTCCGAGTGCTGCGAGGCGATTCCCAGAAAGGCAATGTAGAAGTCGTGCGTCAGGGGCGTGGCCTTCCAGAAGGAGGGATCGTCCGAGGAGATGACCACCGGATAGCCGTCGGCGAAGAAGTGGGCGCACGGGTGGTTGCGGAAGTCCGTGACCAACTGCAGCACCTGGTTCGAGATCGGGTTCACCTCGATGGCCACATTCAGCCTCTTCAGCATGTCCAGCACCACCGGGTGCTTGACCAGGCCGAAGCCATGACCGATGCGCTTGGTGCCCAGCAAAATGGCATCGATCAGGTTCTCGTCCACAGAGGCACCGAACCAGTTGGTCTCTCCGGCGTGGAAGTAGAAGTCAATGTCCTCGGGTATGGTCAACAGCTCATCGATGAAGTCCCTCAGGGGACGTCCCACCTCCTCCTGACCGACCAAATCGAAACCAGCCACAAAGTCGGGGTATTTGTCCTGCGAAAGAGTTGTCTGTTAGAGTATCCTTAAAGAGTAACTTCAAAGTAGTCTCACCTTCATCTCTTTCAGTGTTTTGATATAGGCAGATACGCCCTCTGCATTGGTGTTGCGAATGGGGGCGTAGATCATGCGGGAGCCAATGAAATCGGGATGGGCCTCCTTGAACTTCTCCACGGTCTCCACATAGATACGCACAGTATCCATAGGGGTGAACTCGGTACCATCTAGGTCGTAAAGCTGCAAGATCATAATGAGCTTTATTAAAGCATACATGGTTCTagggatataatttttgtgagATAGACCTCAGGGATCCGCACTCTAATAAGGGTGCATTCATATAATGAATAAATCAGGTTGTCTTTAATATAGCTGATATTAATCAACACTCAACCTATTAGTTCATTGATTCCGGTATATAAGAGCCACTTACCGTGGGCACCAGGGAGCGGAACTCCAGGTACAGCACTCCGTCCTCGTAGAACTCCTGCAGAGCAGCGTAGTAGTAGTCCGCCCAGACGGGGGCGTACATCACCAGCCCGTCGAGCAGACTGAAAATGTTCATGAACGTCGACCAGGCGGCGTTGTTATCCTCGAACTTCTTGGTGGGGTACAGGGTGAGTCTCTCGGCCAGGTACTCGTCGACCTTGTCGGCGCCGTACTTGGACCGCACATCGGAGAGCAGACTCCAGTCGCAGTCCTCCAGCGCCAGTGGCTTCGACTTGGAGAACCTCAGAGCGGAGGCGCTGAGATCCCCATCCTGCTGACAGGACCAGAGGTTGTCGTAGTAGGTCAGCTTGATGATGGCCGCCGTGCTGCAGAGAGCCGTGTCGTGGGCATGGAGCACGGCGCCCTTGGGCATTTTCTTCAGCAGCTTGAAGAGATCGGTGTTTCGGATGCCATCCAGCACGTCGAATACGTGCTGAGCTGGCTTGAAGAGGTGCGGGGTGACCAGACCCTCTCCGTACTCGTTCAACTTAGCCTTCATGATGGTCTCGTTGGCCTTGGTCTCCCGTTCGGTGAGCTCCAGGTCATAGCCCAGGGTGCGGGACTCCTCGTAGCGGAAGAAGGCACTCCTCAGCGTCTTGTAGGTATCCGGCGTTGGGCGTCCGGGTCCCAGAAGGGCCTCCACGTGGGGCGTGCTGCCGTAGAGCGTCACCAGCTTTCTATCAACCAGGTTCTTCTGCCGAGTGCGTGATTCCACCGGACCCGGTCCAAAGCAAAGACAGACGCACAGGCCCAAGGCGATAAGATTACGGCGGATGACGGGCAGCATGATGGCGACGAGCGGTTGATTCCGATAGGTCCGATCCCCACTAGGTCCACTCTGCGACTGACGTTGCGGCGATTGAGGAGCTCCGATTTCGGTGTCGATGGTGGCGGCCTATCTGAAACGATTGGTGGTTCGGCATTATCTTTGATTTAACACGCGTTCGCATGGATCTCGAGGCGATAATTGCGCGTGCGGGTTGGCAACCCGCCAACAGCTAATCGCCGGCAATCGGGCAATCTGGCATCTTGATTTACGAGTAGCCGGAGATTAGATTGCCTAACCCTGACTTTCGAGTTGTTGGTCACTTATGGGGCACTCTCGATAAACCGGAAAGCGGTACCGGTAGAGTAGATAATTTTGAAACCAATGTTTATTCTGAActctaaaattaaataaacagaaCGCGCAGACTTCCCTATCTTCTCAAATTACAGctaaaaataccattttaattgctttcaaagcaaaaaaaaatatagtggAGTGCCGTTTtccttttaaataataaatcataCAAACATTTCGCTTATCAGAAGTGGTTCAACCAATAAAACCAAATGACACAACATAAAGGTGAAAAGGAGTATGGTAAGACATAAATAATCCTGATGGAAATAGTATTTGAAGATAAAGGTAGAGATATTTTGAGATATTATTTAACAACACAGTCTTATTAAGCCCTAATACTTAGGACCtattataaaactgttttttaatataccaCCGATCGCAATTCTAGTCTGACCAAAGTTCAATAAAAACCATTCagtttcatttaattttataatttttccccTCTTGACGCCCACTCCTTATTCATATCCACTACCGTTGACGAAGTTCCTGACCCACCGGTTCCATCTGCACTGCCACTTGGTTACGGCCACATTCTTCTCCGTTTCGCTGAGCGAGCTGTACAGAAACGAATTTATGGCGAACTGCTTGAGCAGGCGCAGGTTGCCCCACCCACTGACCACGCCCACGAAGGCCATATAGAAGTCGTCGGTCAGGGGGGCGGAGTTCCAGAAACACGGATAGTCCGATCCAATCACAATGGGAAAACCGGCGGCAATCAAATACGCCGCCGGATGCTGCCGGAAGTCGTTGAAGTACTGCAAATAATGATTGGACAAAGGGCAGATCTCGACGGCAATTTTAAGGTTTTTCATCGCCCTCATAATCTCCGGATGGAAGGGCAGATTCATGGAGTTTCCGATCCGTTTGCTGCCCAGCAGAAGGGCATCTATGAGATTCGCATCCGTCCGCAAACTGTCCGGACATCGCGAATCGCCCGCATGGAAGTAAAAGTCAATGTCCTTGTCGATCCTCAAAAGCTGAGCTGACTGGCCCAAGGTCGGCAAATTGCACTCATCCCCAAAGGTGTTTAGATCGAAGCCAGCAAAGAAACTGGGGTAATGCAACTACCAGGGAAGGAGGTACAATTATACTTCATATGGATTATAATTAACATAGTGCCAGACTACCTTTAGCAGGCGTGCATTGGCTAAGTACTCATCCATGCGACTGTCATTGAAGTCCCTGGAAGGAGCATAGATCAGCTTGATTCCGATGAAATCTTTGTAAGTGTTCTTGAAAATATTCGACACCAAAACAATGGACTCTGCCGTTTCCAAAATAGTAGAATTATTGCCATCCAGATCGTACAGCTAGGTAAAGGGAAGGGTTTGGGGGTAATTCAAAGGGGAATCGATTGCAGAAAAAAATAGTTCTCTCTAAAATCTTCAGTCagttttctttataaacatttaaaataagaaactATCTTGAACctacaaaataaatgccataataaaagcaaattacCAATTCCAACGAAtggtgttttaaaataaaataaaatcatattaaataaataaatactacaAAACTGTTTCACTTCAATCCCACTTTCGACTCACTACCTAAAAGCAGTTTTTATCCCCACTCACGATTGGCAGCGGGGAACGCAGCTCCACATATTGCACGCCGTCGGCGTAGAAGTCGTTCAGCATGCTGTATATGAAGTCGCTCCAGTTCGGCCGGAACGTGATCAATCCGTGGATGAGGCGCTGGTGGCGTCTCAGGTGCCCAGCCAGCTCGGAGGAGCTGCTGTATCCCTCCTTGCGGACGGTGAGACTCTCCCGCAGCCTGTCCACGAACGCGGTCCGAGGCTCGAACTCGAAGAAGTTGCTCATCAGCATCCAGTTGCACTGGTAGTCCTCCGCCGGCGGGATGTGCGGAAAGTGGCGGGAGAACCTGAAGTCCTCGAAGCCCTGATCCAAGTTCACGCAGACCCACAGGTGTTCGTGGTAGGTCAGATCGAGGAGAATCTCCGTTCTCAGCATTCCCGAGTCGTGGACGTGGAGGAGTCCGCCCTTGGGCATGCTCTTCAAAGCCGCGTAGAGACTCGTGTCGCTGATGTTGAGGTGCCTGAGGAACGGCGGTGGTTGGGAGTGGTAGTTCTGCCAGAGGTTGTGCACCTCCTCGTCCACCAGCTTGATGGCCATCAGACGCCCGtcggcctcctcctccagAGCACTCAAGGCCATCCCGCTGCCAAGTCTCAGGCGTCGCTCCTTGTCCACGTAAGTCTGCCTCCGGCGGGCGTAACGCTCCTCGGCGGTGCGATTGGTCAGGTTGTCCCCAAGGGGCGCCGAGCAgaacaccaccaccagcatgATGCAGAGCATGGCCGCTATGGCGGTGTGGAAGCAGATGCCTCCATACTTGTTGGCCGCCATTTGCCGACGACTCTCCTCCTCGTTGAGGTCCATGTGGATCACCCTCATCGCTGGCGGCGGAGAGGGCCTAGTCTCTTGGACGTCCTGAAACCGCACGTTCTCCATGGTCCCGTTTGCCAAAGCCCAAAAATTTCGTAATCCAACccgattttttgtttaattttagtCCCCCAAAATGCCAAACATGCTTTTGAAAACCAAACAACGAATGGAACATTTAGTAATTATTTAACCTGACTCAGAAATattgttttcaaaatcaaGCCGGCACTATTGCATTAATATGTAAACCTCCTTTGACatattaattttcaatattttaaatatcattaGTTTCTAAAACTTTATAAGCGGTTGAAATCGACTAATTCTGTTCTTTCTTCGATAACCACCAGTGACTCACAGTCGGGAAGAACTATTCAAGCCAATATCAACGAATCGGACGGCGACGAGGAGTACTTATAAAGGGTACAAAGATCACCTTATCAGTGACCAGTAACGACAGCTCTTTGTTTACGACTGACCCATTATCGAATTAAAAAGCCATCGTGATTTGTTTCCATCCAGGTTTCAGCTATTTGGTTTGCCTCTTCAAATTTGGTCTCTCCACCTCCCACAACTTCTGTACCATATCGCCTTGGCCTTGGCCACATGTGTGGCTCGAGTTATGGGGGGGATTTACAAAAATAGCTCAACTCGCTGCCGAGGTCTTTCCCTATATCTTAAGTTCTTCGCCTTCCGCTCATCCAGCGATAGCACACAATCTAGGAGAGAGTGTGGAAAAGTGAAGTGTCCGCACCCCGCGCCGCTCGAGAACTCTCTTTGCCAGCGGACAGTTGTCAGGGGTTGCACTTATCGACCACCCCCATGAGCGTAGTGAAAAGGGGGTGGTGTTTACTGTTGTGCAGTGGTGATAGTTTTGTTGACTACTGTACGATTTTAAATAGGTTTTAAGgtaaaataaatgaacaaataataataacaactaCACTACTTCTTGGTTTTAAGCTagaaatttttgtattattaaataacagGTTACTACTTTGTAACCTGAAACTGAAACTATGTagctaaaataatatatattatatatttgtattttcaatcagaactattaaatttttttaaattaaatgaatttgaaaatatagccttttctaatatttaaaaaaaacctacCCAATCGATGATGAATACTTTACATTATTTCGGTTACAAATATCTTGTATTTTTCTTCTCATTAATCTTTTGTAATGTTTGATCCCGTTTGGTCGTATCTCGTCCCACTGTGCCATGAGATCTGCATAATCGGGGACACATGCGCCGCTTGCACGCACTGCCAGCTGCGATGGCTGCAACCGCCGAAGGCGACACTGATTCAGCCGCAACGGGGGTTCAGACCGTGGAATGGACGTATATAGCTCAGAAATCGGCAGACACATGCCACGCGCTTCCTGCTCAGTCGAGCGAGCTTGC
This window of the Drosophila biarmipes strain raj3 chromosome 3L, RU_DBia_V1.1, whole genome shotgun sequence genome carries:
- the LOC108028593 gene encoding adenosine deaminase 2 — translated: MENVRFQDVQETRPSPPPAMRVIHMDLNEEESRRQMAANKYGGICFHTAIAAMLCIMLVVVFCSAPLGDNLTNRTAEERYARRRQTYVDKERRLRLGSGMALSALEEEADGRLMAIKLVDEEVHNLWQNYHSQPPPFLRHLNISDTSLYAALKSMPKGGLLHVHDSGMLRTEILLDLTYHEHLWVCVNLDQGFEDFRFSRHFPHIPPAEDYQCNWMLMSNFFEFEPRTAFVDRLRESLTVRKEGYSSSSELAGHLRRHQRLIHGLITFRPNWSDFIYSMLNDFYADGVQYVELRSPLPILYDLDGNNSTILETAESIVLVSNIFKNTYKDFIGIKLIYAPSRDFNDSRMDEYLANARLLKLHYPSFFAGFDLNTFGDECNLPTLGQSAQLLRIDKDIDFYFHAGDSRCPDSLRTDANLIDALLLGSKRIGNSMNLPFHPEIMRAMKNLKIAVEICPLSNHYLQYFNDFRQHPAAYLIAAGFPIVIGSDYPCFWNSAPLTDDFYMAFVGVVSGWGNLRLLKQFAINSFLYSSLSETEKNVAVTKWQCRWNRWVRNFVNGSGYE
- the LOC108028435 gene encoding adenosine deaminase 2, producing MTVIRRVAFPVRQASTEKSKVAHTTASVIRSLRKLTPTAFRTLRQAIAKAEHLATMGQMIRLNDRELEANKVIMAVKKEEIAKGILDPTKFTPGQHIFKTLTEIRKSPIFNLIKRMPKGGVLHAHDTALCSTEYLISLTYRENLWICTADEGCKAIAFRFSKEKPNQRPMEKCSWEPMAEFRERRGEDNVTQYLRRRFSMYPFSKFVSNNQAWAHFMGIFILLDGLLCHAPIWGEYYYNALKEFSEDGVQYLELRSLLPPLYCIDGDMLTIRDTVAIYNSELERFKADHPDFIDSKLIYAPLRGVEPSVVEQYVKTAVELNKEFPNFMVGFDLVGQEELGRPLIDFVEPLLKMPEHINFYFHAGETNWFGSPIDENLVDAILMGTKRIGHGFALTKHPMMMRLAKLLDIAIEVCPVSNQVLQLGVDYRNHPAALLLAANVPIVISSDDPSFWRCAPLSHDFYFAFLGIAPMKADLRFLKSLAANSIRYSALEGEERLAGYRKWLRMWDQWIEDVLANRCD
- the LOC108028594 gene encoding adenosine deaminase 2-A, whose protein sequence is MLPVIRRNLIALGLCVCLCFGPGPVESRTRQKNLVDRKLVTLYGSTPHVEALLGPGRPTPDTYKTLRSAFFRYEESRTLGYDLELTERETKANETIMKAKLNEYGEGLVTPHLFKPAQHVFDVLDGIRNTDLFKLLKKMPKGAVLHAHDTALCSTAAIIKLTYYDNLWSCQQDGDLSASALRFSKSKPLALEDCDWSLLSDVRSKYGADKVDEYLAERLTLYPTKKFEDNNAAWSTFMNIFSLLDGLVMYAPVWADYYYAALQEFYEDGVLYLEFRSLVPTLYDLDGTEFTPMDTVRIYVETVEKFKEAHPDFIGSRMIYAPIRNTNAEGVSAYIKTLKEMKDKYPDFVAGFDLVGQEEVGRPLRDFIDELLTIPEDIDFYFHAGETNWFGASVDENLIDAILLGTKRIGHGFGLVKHPVVLDMLKRLNVAIEVNPISNQVLQLVTDFRNHPCAHFFADGYPVVISSDDPSFWKATPLTHDFYIAFLGIASQHSDLRLLKKLALNSIQYSSLTGDAQFEALEKWQVKWDQFIADVNEEASNQGSPSQQID